Proteins co-encoded in one Yamadazyma tenuis chromosome 1, complete sequence genomic window:
- a CDS encoding proline--tRNA ligase (EggNog:ENOG503NU59; COG:J), protein MSASKLPYVVARKTVPKLYLNNFNERLTDKSPTNELFSKFGFLNNPRAGLVHWLPIGLAMVNKLRAVVNNRLQQIDAQETSLSILSHSSLWEKTGRWNNPELFKLQDSGNQNYCLTATSEEEITNLVKNNITSYKELPLIYYQIHEKFRDEKRPRMGLLRSREFLMKDAYSFDVNEHEAMKSYHKMVGVYHDIFSDLRIPYVKAVADSGDIGGSLSHEWHYLHASGEDTVFTCSHSECGNVSNIEKTLSVPETIVECETESRFLQVGEVEYIKVVYPKDRHFDINLLKHKYPKIQEIRHTPESYTVVEDSRVSPHGLPMVLSEEGEVCFECKSGKLFKKRAIEVGHTFYLGTKYSNPLGLTAKVPEGDKLVERDVVMGCYGIGLSRIIASIAEITRDSQGFVWPRIISPWNVTVVESNTLSEDPSEIYDSLNKAQVDYRQDNRTNVNMGRKISHSNMIGIPLSIILGKKFPLIEIEIRGKRYGEDLAWKQLYHTKSFEWHVSTHGGVEKHLVDKDGLIAVLQALLIDM, encoded by the coding sequence ATGAGTGCTTCTAAGCTACCGTATGTGGTAGCACGAAAAACCGTTCCCAAGCTCTACCttaacaacttcaacgaaaGGCTTACAGACAAATCCCCAACTAATGAgctcttctccaagttcgGCTTCCTCAACAACCCCAGAGCTGGACTTGTTCACTGGCTACCCATAGGCCTCGCGATGGTAAATAAGCTACGAGCCGTTGTCAACAACCGACTCCAGCAAATTGACGCCCAGGAAACAAGCTTGTCGATATTATCACATTCTAGTCTCTGGGAAAAGACTGGCAGATGGAACAACCCCGAGCTCTTCAAGTTACAAGACTCTGGCAATCAGAATTATTGTTTGACGGCTACCagcgaagaagaaatcaccaatttggtcaaaaaTAATATCACCAGCTATAAGGAGTTGCCGCTCATTTACTACCAGATCCACGAGAAGTTTAGAGACGAAAAGAGACCACGGATGGGGCTTCTTCGTTCCAGAgaattcttgatgaaggaTGCTTACTCTTTTGACGTTAACGAGCACGAAGCCATGAAATCGTACCACAAGATGGTTGGGGTCTACCATGATATCTTCAGCGATTTGAGGATCCCGTACGTCAAAGCAGTGGCCGATTCGGGTGATATTGGGGGCTCTTTGAGCCATGAATGGCATTATTTGCATGCTTCTGGAGAAGATACGGTTTTCACCTGTTCACACTCGGAGTGTGGCAACGTCTCCAACATCGAGAAGACTCTCTCTGTCCCGGAAACTATAGTTGAATGTGAGACCGAGCTGCGTTTCTTACAGGTGGGTGAAGTTGAGTATATCAAGGTGGTTTATCCTAAAGATCGACACTTTGATattaacttgttgaaacaCAAATACCCCAAAATCCAAGAAATCCGCCACACCCCAGAGTCTTATACGGTTGTAGAGGATTCAAGAGTGTCTCCACACGGATTGCCAATGGTGTTGagtgaagaaggagaagtgTGTTTTGAGTGCAAATCCGGCAAgctcttcaagaaaagagCAATTGAAGTGGGCCACACCTTCTATTTGGGAACCAAGTACTCCAATCCTTTAGGGCTCACAGCAAAGGTTCCGGAAGGCGATAAACTCGTAGAAAGAGACGTGGTGATGGGATGTTACGGTATTGGTCTCAGCAGAATCATAGCCAGTATTGCTGAAATCACCAGAGACAGCCAAGGGTTTGTTTGGCCGCGCATCATTAGTCCTTGGAATGTGACAGTGGTGGAGTCCAATACGCTTTCTGAAGATCCCAGTGAGATATACGATCTGTTGAATAAAGCCCAAGTTGATTACCGACAAGATAACCGTACAAATGTGAATATGGGCCGGAAAATTAGCCATAGTAACATGATCGGAATCCCCTTGTCGATAATTTTGGGCAAGAAGTTTCCTCTTATAGAGATTGAGATTAGAGGCAAAAGATATGGAGAAGATCTCGCGTGGAAACAGCTTTACCACACAAAATCATTTGAATGGCATGTACTGACCCACGGAGGCGTGGAAAAACACCTTGTAGATAAAGATGGGCTCATTGCCGTACTCCAAGCATTGTTGATAGACATGTAA
- the SBH1 gene encoding Arf guanine nucleotide exchange factor sbh1 (COG:U; EggNog:ENOG503P6QV), protein MSASSSSVAPGGLRSAAKRKTTAEKKAQATNANPVSTRSAGAGGSSATMLKLFTDEAQGLRVDPLVVLFLAVGFIFSVIILHVFAKITGKFTS, encoded by the exons ATG TCTgcatcttcgtcatctgTGGCCCCAGGGGGCTTGAGAAGCGCTGCTAAGAGAAAAACCACCGCCGAAAAGAAAGCCCAAGCTACCAACGCCAACCCAGTCTCAACTAGATCCGCAGGTGCTGGTGGTTCATCTGCTACtatgttgaagttgttcacCGATGAAGCTCAAGGTTTGAGGGTTGAtcctttggtggtgttgttcTTGGCGGTTGGGTTCATCTTCTCTGTCATCATCTTGCATGTTTTTGCCAAGATCACCGGTAAGTTTACATCTTAA
- the PIN4 gene encoding Peptidyl-prolyl cis-trans isomerase pin4 (COG:A; EggNog:ENOG503NZ7N), translating into MDLRNFTSNPNQLDIQRRPSLSSLSTTSGYGSSTYGANGHSNGATPQLNGHNSRTNAKNLSFGDINSSTATPNAWSSGENSLNDVAPWVEQQKQHQSKVGSLDIEKDKKDKKSEKSKDRNGDDGPKAIKDDDSFDDDHDDDLIPTAIVIKNIPFAIKKEQLLDVMTKLSLPLPYAFNYHFDNGVFRGLAFANFTSTDETSLVVNQLNGREIGGRKLRVEYKKMLPAQERERIEREKREKRGQLEEQHRSNSNASLASLMSTTSTTAATKNLSVNGSNASQPERLFMSLPSQTLTAPIPNDVNFNDIETLELYTQLVVFKDDNTKTIMELAYPPNLGIAQRKLLSSLCSWLNLLELYDNGLIIIRRKPGQSFQVLDIGPVTAEAPVAPTAAASSNPTGSMLNLNHLGQTNGMGSINVPGSIPPQGHGHPELLRSHSQSALPLPRLRQQNSTPIQGQFPQYSANSSSGSKSLYQSIQPFGFIPANQPNLLPTQLSSNSNFSPSTSAAAILRNGTTTSRPPYGDIRSTPPLNSFGTESPTPTPQQTHSSLFNPGSNGTAGSTPTPPVPASSGQGNGSSSGPSGTNGPSVLAPTSTGGSNSGSNSGTSPANPSSSQPSTPLQSHDINSRFAPFGQHPQAGGSLSSLPRHGDEFNDLSGKFNTISLNYDASTASNSGSGIWGPK; encoded by the coding sequence ATGGATTTAAGAAACTTTACTTCAAATCCCAATCAGTTGGATATACAACGCAGACCTTCCTTGAGTTCGTTGTCCACCACCTCAGGATACGGCTCCTCCACGTATGGTGCCAATGGTCATTCTAACGGTGCTACACCGCAGTTGAATGGTCATAACTCTCGGACAAatgccaaaaacttgagCTTTGGAGACATCAACTCTTCTACCGCTACTCCTAATGCCTGGTCCAGTGGCGAAAACAGCTTGAATGATGTTGCCCCTTGGGTTGAACAGCAGAAACAGCACCAGTCGAAGGTTGGTTCTTTGgatattgaaaaagatAAGAAAGATAAAAAGTCGGAAAAGTCCAAGGACAGAAACGGAGATGATGGTCCGAAAGCGATCAAGGACGACGAttcttttgatgatgaccATGACGATGATCTTATTCCTACTGCCATTGTGATTAAAAACATTCCTTTTGCTATAAAGAAGGAACAGTTATTGGATGTTATGACCAAATTAAGCTTGCCTTTACCTTATGCTTTTAACTACCACTTCGACAACGGGGTGTTTAGAGGTTTAGCATTTGCTAACTTTACTTCCACTGATGAAACTTCGTTAGTggtcaaccaattgaatgGCCGTGAAATCGGTGGCAGAAAGTTGAGGGTTGAATATAAAAAGATGCTCCCAGCgcaagaaagagaaagaattgaaagagaaaaaagagaaaagagaggtcaattggaagaacaaCATAGATCAAACTCCAATGCCTCTTTAGCTTCTTTAATGTCTACCACTTCTACCACTGCTgccaccaaaaacttgagTGTTAATGGTAGTAATGCTTCGCAGCCAGAAAGATTGTTTATGAGCTTACCTTCGCAAACTCTTACCGCTCCAATTCCAAATGATGTGAACTTCAATGACATTGAAACTTTAGAATTATACACACAATTGGTGGTGTTCAAAGATGATAATACCAAGACCATCATGGAATTAGCGTACCCTCCAAATTTGGGCATTGCCCAAAGAAAGCTCTTGTCGAGCTTATGTTCttggttgaacttgttggaattaTATGATAACGGGTTGATTATTATTAGAAGAAAACCTGGCCAACTGTTCCAGGTCTTGGATATTGGACCTGTCACCGCTGAAGCCCCTGTCGCTCCCACCGCCGCTGCTTCATCAAACCCAACAGGCTCGATGCTCAACTTGAACCATTTGGGTCAGACCAACGGAATGGGATCCATTAATGTTCCAGGATCCATTCCCCCTCAAGGCCATGGACATCCCGAGTTATTGAGGTCCCATTCGCAGTCAGCTCTTCCCTTGCCACGGTTGAGACAACAGAACTCGACCCCCATTCAAGGTCAGTTTCCTCAGTACTCAGCAAATTCTTCGAGTGGGTCCAAGTCGTTGTACCAAAGCATTCAACCATTTGGGTTCATTCCAGCCAACCAACCAAATTTGTTACCAACTCAGTTGAGCTCGAACTCTAACTTTAGTCCCTCCACCAGTGCTGCTGCGATTTTGAGAAAcggtaccaccacctcaaGACCTCCATACGGAGATATTCGTTCCACTCCTCCTTTGAACTCTTTTGGTACCGAATCTCCTACTCCAACTCCTCAGCAGACTCACTCCAGCTTATTCAATCCTGGTTCAAACGGTACTGCTGGTTctactccaactccaccagTGCCTGCTTCAAGTGGTCAAGGAAACGGGTCGTCTTCAGGACCTTCTGGTACTAATGGACCTTCTGTTCTTGCCCCAACATCTACTGGAGGCAGCAACAGTGGTAGCAATAGTGGCACCTCACCCGCCAATCCAAGCTCGAGTCAACCTTCAACTCCGTTGCAATCGCACGACATTAATTCGAGATTCGCTCCGTTTGGCCAACACCCTCAGGCCGGCGGAAGTTTGAGCTCTTTACCTCGTCATGGCGACGAATTTAATGATTTATCCGGGAAATTTAACACGATCAGTCTTAACTACGATGCCTCAACTGCCAGTAATTCTGGATCAGGGATTTGGGGTCCCAAGTAA
- the PTC2 gene encoding Protein phosphatase 2C 2 (COG:T; EggNog:ENOG503NUIN): protein MQGWRINMEDAHATILDMHDVKKFEVDQDDAEDKEHEVPKSNGVTNDDSDQEHVSFFGVYDGHGGEKAAIFAGEYLHRIIKATAAYSKKDYVNALKDGFLSCDQAILNDYNMRDDDSGCATTTAIITTSAIYCGNAGDSRTVMSIDGFAKALSYDHKPSNEGEKTRICSAGGYVDMGRVNGNLALSRGIGDFEFKKNIDLPAEEQIVTCYPDVIQHNIDFSKDEFVILACDGIWDCLTSQNAVECVRRGIFERKDFTTICEEMMELCCAPTSDGSGIGCDNMSIVIVALLDYTKKETLEQWYDRVIEKINISQSDEVDEKTKAKYGPVSSPYGQIYKEIYGQYYEIGQQAQSAGSRGAPSAQSGLGGYSMFGGLQGLRGNNTGFTGDEDNDDEENNDIKIANEGDEITANGAISLQKLLASNAITNENGVIYLDTSSAQSLLAHFGVPGAAEDVNFEDVEDLEDGEDVHDKHIEEDIDDDEE from the coding sequence ATGCAAGGTTGGAGAATCAATATGGAAGATGCACACGCCACCATTTTAGATATGCATGATGTTAAGAAATTCGAAGTCGATCAAGACGACGCAGAGGATAAAGAACACGAAGTACCTAAGTCTAACGGAGTTACGAATGATGATTCCGACCAAGAGCATGTAAGCTTCTTTGGAGTGTATGATGGGCATGGAGGTGAAAAGGCTGCCATCTTTGCTGGTGAATATTTGCACCGTATCATCAAGGCTACCGCTGCTTACAGCAAAAAGGACTATGTTAACGCGTTGAAAGACGGGTTTTTAAGTTGTGACCAGGCAATTTTGAACGACTACAATATGAGAGATGACGACAGTGGGTGTGCTACGACTACGGCCATTATTACCACCTCTGCCATCTACTGTGGTAACGCAGGTGACTCCAGAACCGTGATGTCCATTGATGGATTTGCGAAAGCGTTGTCGTACGATCATAAACCTTCCAATGAAGGTGAAAAGACCAGAATCTGTTCTGCTGGAGGTTATGTCGACATGGGAAGAGTTAATGGTAACTTGGCGTTGTCCAGAGGtattggagattttgaatttAAAAAGAATATCGATTTACCTGCTGAAGAGCAAATTGTCACTTGTTATCCTGATGTGATCCAACACAACATcgacttttccaaagacGAGTTTGTCATTTTAGCTTGTGATGGTATCTGGGATTGTTTGACCTCTCAAAATGCTGTTGAATGTGTTAGAAGAGGtatctttgaaagaaaagacTTTACCACTATCTGTGAAGAAATGATGGAATTATGTTGTGCACCAACCAGCGATGGTTCTGGTATTGGGTGTGACAACATGTCCATTGTTATTGTGGCATTATTAGATTATACCAAGAAAGAAACTTTAGAGCAATGGTACGATAGAGTGATTGAAAAGATCAACATTTCTCAATctgatgaagttgatgagaaaaCCAAGGCCAAATATGGACCTGTTTCCAGTCCATACGGACAAATCTACAAGGAAATCTACGGTCAGTATTATGAAATCGGCCAACAGGCTCAATCTGCTGGTTCAAGAGGTGCCCCAAGTGCACAAAGTGGACTTGGGGGTTACTCAATGTTTGGTGGATTACAAGGATTACGTGGTAACAACACGGGATTCACCGGCGACGAAGATAATGACGACGAAGAAAATAACGACATCAAGATTGCTaatgaaggtgatgaaatCACTGCCAATGGTGCTATATCATTGCAAAAATTATTGGCATCCAACGCTATCACCAATGAGAATGGAGTGATTTACTTGGATACCAGCTCTGCTCAATCGTTATTAGCTCATTTCGGGGTGCCTGGTGCTGCTGAAGATGTCAATTTCGAAGACGTAGAGGACCTagaagatggtgaagatgttCATGATAAACATatagaagaagatatcgatgatgatgaagaatgA